The Streptomyces europaeiscabiei genome window below encodes:
- a CDS encoding aldehyde dehydrogenase family protein, whose amino-acid sequence MAPSTLTPNLTLKSGTAWTDAWQRCLAVAPEAFRDDRVLNHWNGSWQADGRPLPATSPVDGSPIAGPPRLDGATAHRAVRASLDQHRAWRHVLLDERRARVAATLDALTQHRELLALLLVWEIGKPWRLAQADVDRAIDGVRWYVDGIEPMVEGRVPLDGPVSNIASWNYPMSVLVHAMLVQALAGNAVIAKAPTDGGVACLTLAGALAAREGLPVTLVSGSGGELSEALVRAPEIGCVSFVGGRDTGAAVATAVADLGKRHVLEQEGLNTWGIWNHTDWDTLTAVIPKLFDYGKQRCTAYPRFVVQRELFDEFLAAYLPAVRTLRIGHPLAVEHPDDPYPKLDFGPVINAAKAKELTDQVAEAVDRGAVPLHRGRLADARFLPGQDTGAYVQPVTLLNPPSSSPLHHAEPFGPVDTIVLVDTEAELLAAMNASNGALVATLSTDDRATYERLAPQIRAFKVGHGTPRSRGDREELFGGFGASWRGAFVGGELLVRAVTRGPAGERLPGNFPEYHLMPSAA is encoded by the coding sequence ATGGCACCATCCACCCTCACTCCCAACCTCACCCTCAAATCCGGCACGGCCTGGACCGACGCCTGGCAGCGGTGTCTCGCCGTCGCCCCCGAGGCATTCCGGGACGACCGGGTCCTCAACCACTGGAACGGCTCCTGGCAGGCCGACGGCCGGCCACTCCCCGCCACCAGCCCCGTCGACGGCAGCCCCATCGCGGGCCCGCCCCGCCTGGACGGTGCCACGGCGCACCGGGCGGTACGCGCCTCCCTCGACCAGCACCGGGCCTGGCGCCACGTCCTCCTCGACGAACGTCGCGCCCGGGTCGCCGCCACCCTCGACGCCCTCACCCAGCACCGCGAACTGCTCGCCCTGCTCCTCGTCTGGGAGATCGGCAAACCCTGGCGGCTCGCGCAGGCCGACGTGGACCGGGCCATCGACGGCGTGCGCTGGTACGTCGACGGCATCGAGCCCATGGTCGAAGGACGCGTCCCCCTCGACGGCCCCGTCTCCAACATCGCCAGCTGGAACTACCCCATGAGCGTGCTCGTCCACGCGATGCTGGTCCAGGCGCTGGCGGGGAACGCGGTCATCGCCAAGGCCCCGACCGACGGCGGCGTCGCCTGCCTCACCCTGGCCGGTGCGCTCGCCGCCCGCGAGGGCCTCCCCGTCACCCTCGTCAGCGGCAGCGGGGGCGAACTGTCGGAGGCGCTGGTCCGCGCCCCCGAGATCGGCTGCGTCTCCTTCGTCGGCGGCCGAGACACCGGTGCCGCCGTGGCCACCGCCGTGGCCGATCTCGGCAAACGGCACGTACTGGAACAGGAGGGACTGAACACCTGGGGCATCTGGAACCACACGGACTGGGACACCCTGACCGCCGTCATCCCCAAGCTCTTCGACTACGGCAAACAGCGCTGCACGGCCTACCCGCGCTTCGTCGTCCAGCGTGAGCTGTTCGACGAGTTCCTGGCCGCGTACCTCCCGGCGGTCCGCACGCTCCGGATCGGCCACCCCCTCGCCGTGGAGCACCCCGACGACCCGTACCCGAAGCTGGACTTCGGGCCCGTCATCAACGCGGCCAAGGCCAAGGAGCTGACCGACCAGGTCGCCGAGGCCGTCGACCGGGGCGCCGTCCCGCTCCACCGGGGCCGGCTCGCCGACGCGCGCTTCCTGCCCGGCCAGGACACCGGCGCATACGTCCAGCCCGTCACCCTCCTCAACCCACCCTCGTCCTCCCCGCTCCACCACGCGGAACCCTTCGGCCCGGTCGACACGATCGTCCTGGTCGACACCGAGGCCGAACTGCTCGCCGCCATGAACGCCTCGAACGGCGCGCTCGTCGCCACCCTCTCCACCGACGACCGCGCGACGTACGAGCGGCTGGCACCCCAGATCCGCGCGTTCAAGGTCGGCCACGGCACACCCCGCTCGCGCGGCGACCGCGAGGAGCTCTTCGGCGGCTTCGGCGCGTCCTGGCGGGGCGCCTTCGTCGGCGGTGAGCTGCTCGTCAGGGCCGTCACGCGCGGTCCGGCGGGGGAGCGGCTGCCGGGCAACTTCCCCGAGTACCACCTCATGCCGTCCGCGGCCTGA
- the fusA gene encoding elongation factor G: protein MRSNVDNITNPLTVVRNLGILAHVDAGKTTVTERFLYATGTTHKRGEVHDGTTVTDFDPQERDRGITIFAAAVSCAWDGHRINLIDTPGHVDFADEVERSLRVLDGAIAVFDAVAGVEPQSESVWRQADRHGVPRIAFVNKLDRAGADLDTAVESIRQRLHPAPLVVQLPIGTEDGFVGVVDLLRMRALVWADGGDTAEEGPVPDALRDEAERRRRRLEEAVAELHPMALEEFCAESTLSARTLASALRDLTRTGEGVVVLCGSAYRNRGIEPLLDAVVAYLPSPLDVPPIRGTHDGREQERAADEQAPVAALAFKVSATATGRLTYLRLYSGTIRKGDTVLDAGTGRTERIGRILRVRADRHAELDRAVAGDIVAVVGLKSARAGTTLCAPVAPLLLEPPSVADPVVSVAVEARKSTDTDRLATALARLAEEDPSLVVRTDPETGQTLLSGMGELHLEVAVEKIRQSQGLEVAVGRPRVAYRETVVRGVSGLVFRHVKQDGGAGQFAHVVLDVAPLEADGDGGGAPTGFVFRSTVVGGRVPQEYVRAVEAGCRDALAEGPLGGHPVTGLSVTLTDGATHSKDSSEMAFRTAGRFALREAMRVGVMGLLEPVVDVTVTVPADAVGGVLGDLAARRGRVSDSVPRAGSVVITATVPLAELFGYATRLRSRTQGRGTFTTRPAGYAPAPGTVPVS, encoded by the coding sequence ATGCGCAGCAACGTCGACAACATCACCAACCCTCTGACCGTCGTCCGCAACCTGGGCATCCTCGCCCACGTCGACGCCGGCAAGACCACCGTCACCGAGCGGTTCCTGTACGCCACCGGGACCACGCACAAGCGCGGCGAGGTCCACGACGGCACGACCGTCACCGACTTCGATCCGCAGGAGCGCGATCGCGGCATCACGATCTTCGCAGCGGCCGTGAGTTGTGCCTGGGACGGTCATCGGATCAACCTGATCGACACCCCGGGCCACGTCGACTTCGCCGATGAGGTGGAGCGTTCGCTCCGGGTGCTCGACGGCGCGATCGCGGTGTTCGACGCGGTCGCCGGGGTCGAGCCGCAGAGCGAGTCCGTGTGGCGGCAGGCCGACCGGCACGGCGTACCGCGCATCGCCTTCGTCAACAAGCTGGACCGCGCGGGCGCCGACCTCGACACGGCCGTCGAGTCGATCCGTCAGCGGCTCCATCCGGCGCCGCTGGTGGTGCAGTTGCCGATCGGTACGGAGGACGGGTTCGTCGGAGTGGTGGACCTGCTGCGTATGCGCGCCCTGGTCTGGGCGGACGGTGGCGACACGGCCGAGGAGGGGCCGGTACCGGACGCCCTGCGGGACGAGGCGGAGCGACGCCGACGGCGCTTGGAGGAGGCGGTCGCGGAACTGCACCCCATGGCGCTGGAGGAGTTCTGCGCCGAGTCCACGCTCTCCGCGCGGACGCTGGCCTCCGCGCTGCGTGACCTGACCCGCACGGGTGAGGGCGTGGTCGTGCTGTGCGGCTCGGCCTACCGCAACCGTGGCATCGAACCGCTGCTCGACGCGGTCGTGGCCTATCTGCCCTCGCCGCTGGACGTGCCGCCCATACGCGGTACGCACGACGGCAGGGAGCAGGAGCGGGCCGCCGACGAACAGGCGCCGGTCGCGGCCCTGGCGTTCAAGGTGAGCGCCACGGCCACGGGACGGCTGACCTACCTGAGGCTCTACTCGGGAACGATCCGGAAGGGGGACACCGTGCTGGACGCGGGCACGGGGCGCACCGAGCGGATCGGCCGGATCCTGCGCGTCCGGGCCGACCGGCACGCCGAACTGGACCGGGCGGTGGCCGGGGACATCGTCGCGGTGGTCGGGCTGAAGTCGGCCCGCGCGGGGACCACCCTGTGCGCGCCGGTGGCGCCGCTGCTCCTCGAACCCCCGTCCGTCGCCGACCCGGTGGTGTCGGTGGCCGTCGAGGCACGGAAGAGCACCGACACCGACCGGCTCGCGACGGCCCTCGCACGCCTGGCCGAGGAGGACCCCTCACTGGTCGTACGGACCGACCCCGAGACCGGCCAGACCCTGCTGTCGGGAATGGGCGAACTGCATCTGGAGGTGGCGGTGGAGAAGATCCGGCAGAGCCAGGGGCTCGAAGTCGCCGTCGGTCGCCCTCGTGTCGCTTATCGCGAGACGGTCGTGCGCGGGGTGTCCGGTCTGGTCTTCCGGCACGTCAAACAGGACGGCGGGGCCGGGCAGTTCGCCCATGTCGTCCTCGACGTGGCACCCCTGGAGGCGGACGGCGACGGCGGTGGCGCCCCCACGGGTTTCGTCTTCCGATCGACCGTCGTCGGCGGCCGGGTGCCGCAGGAGTATGTCCGCGCGGTCGAGGCCGGCTGCCGTGACGCCCTCGCCGAAGGGCCGCTCGGCGGTCACCCGGTGACCGGGCTGAGCGTCACCCTGACCGACGGGGCGACCCACTCCAAGGACTCCTCGGAGATGGCGTTCCGCACGGCCGGGCGGTTCGCGCTCCGGGAGGCCATGCGGGTCGGTGTGATGGGTCTCCTCGAACCCGTCGTCGACGTCACGGTCACCGTGCCCGCGGATGCCGTGGGCGGGGTGCTCGGTGATCTCGCGGCGCGCCGGGGCCGGGTCTCGGACTCCGTGCCCCGGGCGGGCTCGGTGGTGATCACCGCGACCGTGCCGCTGGCGGAGTTGTTCGGGTACGCGACGCGGCTGCGCAGCCGCACGCAGGGGCGGGGCACGTTCACGACGCGGCCCGCGGGGTACGCCCCGGCGCCGGGGACGGTGCCGGTGAGTTAG
- a CDS encoding glycoside hydrolase family 43 protein, which yields MNRTLRAVLALLTSVAALLGLTTAFAGAAGAAHPSAGQATRYTMTAFTNSSESNMYVYDSPDATGFTLQKGPAYTPPSGLIRDPSIFKHTDGYYYLTYTTRTWSALSTTIGFARSTDRVNWTFLYDYTVPISGLQRAWAPEWFVDTNGSVNIILSASVAAGGEWIFKPYKLTATNSALTAWSAPTVLSGISPNYIDTFIVKIGSTYHAFTKNETTKYIEYATASSLTGPYTFQKTGNWAGFGSGKEGPALVQLDNGGWRIYYDAYGDQKYWYSDSYDNFATWSTPTELPGLTGFVRHLTVLKETVSGGVTLPTNTTRSLQSVNYTGRYAVVRSDSLGYVDPVTSSSTTAVKQSATFTVVPGLADANCYSFRDSAGRYLRHWDYRIRFATDDGTTVFDKDATYCARPGTASGTVRLESYNYPGRYIRHYNYELRLDVYQATDTFRADSSFRAVSPWA from the coding sequence TTGAACAGAACCCTCAGGGCAGTCCTCGCCCTACTCACCTCGGTGGCCGCCCTCCTGGGGCTCACCACCGCCTTCGCCGGCGCGGCCGGAGCCGCCCACCCGTCGGCGGGACAGGCGACGCGGTACACCATGACCGCGTTCACCAACAGCAGCGAGTCGAACATGTACGTCTACGACTCGCCGGACGCGACCGGGTTCACCCTCCAGAAGGGCCCGGCGTACACCCCGCCCTCCGGCCTGATCCGTGACCCCAGCATCTTCAAGCACACGGACGGCTACTACTACCTGACCTACACCACCCGCACCTGGTCGGCGCTCTCCACCACCATCGGCTTCGCCCGCTCCACCGACCGCGTCAACTGGACCTTCCTGTACGACTACACGGTCCCGATCAGCGGTCTGCAGCGCGCCTGGGCGCCCGAGTGGTTCGTCGACACCAACGGCAGCGTCAACATCATCCTGTCCGCGTCCGTCGCGGCCGGCGGCGAGTGGATCTTCAAGCCGTACAAGCTGACGGCGACCAACTCCGCTCTCACCGCCTGGTCCGCACCGACCGTGCTCTCCGGCATCAGCCCGAACTACATCGACACCTTCATCGTCAAGATCGGCTCCACCTACCACGCGTTCACCAAGAACGAGACGACCAAGTACATCGAGTACGCGACCGCCTCCAGCCTCACCGGCCCGTACACCTTCCAGAAGACCGGAAACTGGGCCGGCTTCGGCTCCGGGAAGGAGGGCCCGGCGCTCGTCCAGCTCGACAACGGCGGCTGGCGGATCTACTACGACGCCTACGGCGACCAGAAGTACTGGTACAGCGACAGCTATGACAACTTCGCCACCTGGTCGACCCCGACCGAACTGCCGGGCCTCACCGGCTTCGTACGCCACCTGACCGTCCTCAAGGAGACCGTGTCCGGCGGCGTCACCCTGCCGACCAACACCACCCGGTCCCTGCAGTCCGTCAACTACACGGGCCGCTACGCCGTGGTCCGCTCCGACAGCCTCGGCTACGTCGACCCGGTGACCTCCTCCAGCACCACCGCCGTCAAGCAGAGCGCGACCTTCACGGTCGTGCCCGGCCTCGCGGACGCCAACTGCTACTCCTTCCGCGACTCCGCCGGCCGCTATCTGCGCCACTGGGACTACCGGATCCGCTTCGCCACGGACGACGGCACGACCGTCTTCGACAAGGACGCCACGTACTGCGCCCGACCCGGCACGGCTTCCGGCACGGTACGCCTGGAGTCGTACAACTACCCGGGCCGCTACATCCGGCACTACAACTACGAGCTGCGCCTGGACGTGTACCAGGCGACGGACACCTTCCGCGCCGACAGTTCCTTCAGGGCGGTGAGCCCCTGGGCCTGA